The following are encoded together in the Vibrio zhugei genome:
- a CDS encoding tetratricopeptide repeat protein: protein MESIIKQAIELRKQDKYQESRSLLKTLLNDEVYSAKANLQIAWSYDNEGKEQEAITHYQSSLSGLLSSVERFDALFGLASTYRSLGMYSEALSYFEQTLIEYPSSIEVQPFYAMCLYNLGRHKEATSLLLDLLVSTTNSDAIKEYQRAISLYAEDLDRTW from the coding sequence ATGGAAAGCATCATCAAACAAGCAATTGAATTGCGGAAACAGGATAAGTATCAAGAGTCGAGATCTTTGCTAAAAACGCTGCTAAACGATGAAGTTTATTCTGCTAAAGCTAACTTGCAAATTGCTTGGTCATACGACAATGAAGGTAAAGAGCAAGAAGCGATTACTCATTATCAGTCATCTCTTTCAGGTCTCTTATCATCGGTAGAAAGGTTTGATGCTTTGTTCGGGCTAGCGAGTACCTATCGAAGTCTGGGCATGTATTCGGAGGCGTTAAGCTATTTTGAGCAAACTCTAATAGAGTATCCTAGTTCTATTGAAGTTCAGCCTTTCTATGCCATGTGCCTTTACAACTTGGGACGCCATAAAGAAGCAACATCATTATTACTCGATCTTTTAGTATCAACCACGAACAGTGATGCAATTAAAGAGTATCAGCGAGCTATTTCTTTATACGCAGAAGATTTAGATAGAACGTGGTAA
- a CDS encoding DUF1456 family protein produces the protein MNNNEIFRLITSALNLKDTGIAKAFASAEMNVTTVEIATWLNEETDSAANQLTDEQLARFLNGLINTQRGKRDGEQPKPETQLNTNMILQKLRIALNLKAEDMLNTFEFVGVEFNKHELGAFFRKPSNKHYRACPDEVLRDFLLAVHAQRDSL, from the coding sequence TTGAATAATAATGAGATTTTTCGTCTTATCACGTCGGCTTTGAATTTGAAAGACACGGGAATTGCGAAAGCCTTTGCCTCTGCTGAGATGAACGTGACCACGGTTGAAATAGCAACTTGGTTAAATGAAGAGACGGACAGCGCCGCGAATCAACTCACCGATGAGCAGCTAGCCCGCTTTTTGAACGGTCTGATTAACACCCAACGCGGCAAACGTGATGGCGAGCAACCCAAGCCTGAGACTCAATTAAATACTAATATGATTTTACAGAAACTGCGGATTGCTTTGAACTTGAAAGCAGAAGACATGCTAAATACGTTTGAGTTCGTTGGGGTTGAGTTTAATAAGCACGAATTAGGCGCGTTTTTCCGTAAACCGAGTAATAAGCATTATCGCGCGTGTCCAGATGAGGTATTGCGTGATTTCTTATTAGCCGTACACGCGCAAAGAGACAGTCTCTAA
- a CDS encoding GNAT family N-acetyltransferase, whose protein sequence is MEIELYKLKNNESGCLFSLFKKYMQSVITVALGWDEKFQRNGFESRLHPEWFRWVYCNNEKVGLVCSHLTDNSLHVHLLIIFTEAQRKGIAFKVLNLLEFEANNHNLNVTLSCFKNNKPALSMYYKLGYSVSSEDEYFYNFISHSEKT, encoded by the coding sequence ATGGAAATCGAGTTATACAAATTAAAAAACAATGAATCAGGATGTTTATTCTCATTGTTCAAAAAGTATATGCAGTCTGTAATCACAGTAGCATTGGGTTGGGATGAAAAATTTCAACGTAATGGTTTTGAATCTCGGCTGCATCCAGAATGGTTTCGTTGGGTATATTGTAATAACGAAAAAGTAGGGCTGGTTTGTAGTCACCTTACTGATAATAGCCTACATGTTCATTTACTTATCATTTTCACCGAAGCTCAACGAAAAGGGATTGCATTCAAAGTACTTAACCTTCTAGAATTTGAAGCGAATAACCATAACTTAAATGTCACGTTGAGTTGTTTTAAAAACAATAAACCCGCATTATCAATGTATTATAAGTTGGGTTATTCAGTGAGTTCAGAGGATGAATATTTTTATAATTTCATCAGCCACAGTGAAAAAACCTAA
- a CDS encoding VOC family protein, translated as MKQNIVHIALVVRDYDEAIDFYVNKLQFELIEDTYQSEQDKRWVVVAPPNSHGVTLLLARASKSEQLDFIGNQAGGRVFLFLNTDDFWRDYERMKSIGIEFVRSPKEQDYGTVAVFKDLYGNLWDLLQLNPEHPMAKR; from the coding sequence ATGAAGCAAAATATTGTCCATATTGCGTTAGTCGTAAGAGACTACGATGAAGCGATAGATTTTTACGTAAATAAACTTCAATTTGAGCTTATCGAAGACACTTACCAATCTGAACAAGATAAGCGTTGGGTTGTGGTTGCTCCACCAAATTCACATGGGGTTACATTGTTGCTCGCAAGAGCTTCGAAATCAGAGCAATTGGATTTCATTGGTAATCAAGCAGGTGGTAGAGTGTTTCTCTTCTTGAACACGGATGATTTCTGGCGCGATTACGAGCGTATGAAGTCGATAGGTATCGAATTTGTGCGTTCGCCTAAAGAGCAGGATTACGGCACAGTAGCTGTATTCAAAGATTTATATGGCAATCTTTGGGATTTACTTCAGTTGAATCCAGAGCACCCAATGGCGAAAAGGTAG
- a CDS encoding nuclear transport factor 2 family protein: MEKDNLVDLAVKYFEKIDAGDPSYLDLFSEDIDFFFPKFGQVKGKDALVEFGNRIGSSLSSIWHDIDGFQITTAGNKVIVEGQEGGVMSDGTSWPDNNVSIGRFCSVFEFSGNLISRMYVYVDPDFPSRDLERISVLSEGSNA, from the coding sequence ATGGAAAAAGACAATTTAGTTGATTTAGCAGTTAAGTATTTCGAAAAAATAGATGCGGGTGACCCTAGCTATTTAGACCTATTCTCCGAGGATATTGATTTTTTCTTTCCTAAATTTGGACAGGTGAAAGGAAAGGATGCCTTAGTAGAGTTTGGTAATAGAATTGGTAGCTCGTTGAGCAGTATCTGGCACGATATAGACGGTTTTCAAATAACAACGGCTGGAAACAAAGTAATCGTTGAAGGACAGGAAGGCGGCGTCATGAGTGACGGTACTTCTTGGCCGGATAACAATGTGTCCATTGGCCGTTTTTGTAGTGTATTTGAATTTAGCGGAAACTTAATAAGTCGCATGTACGTGTATGTGGATCCTGATTTTCCGAGTCGAGATTTAGAAAGAATTTCTGTGCTATCAGAGGGAAGTAATGCATGA
- a CDS encoding cytosolic protein, with amino-acid sequence MFIHHVNGIDWLVITAFEELKPLFIDDAGAIPSYFSSTSELSLIEQAKRAYGYLPTLSGVITDTGTFQRPGNEEDLEPQLACLVEGRGRVFIYHGGFVAFVDDEQTFITRMD; translated from the coding sequence ATGTTTATCCATCATGTTAACGGCATTGACTGGCTGGTGATTACCGCCTTTGAAGAGCTCAAACCACTGTTTATCGACGATGCCGGTGCGATCCCCTCTTACTTCTCTAGCACTAGCGAATTGAGCCTGATAGAGCAAGCCAAGCGCGCTTATGGATATTTGCCGACACTCAGCGGCGTCATCACCGATACGGGCACCTTTCAACGCCCAGGCAATGAGGAAGATTTAGAGCCACAGCTTGCCTGCTTAGTCGAGGGGCGTGGCCGAGTGTTTATCTACCACGGCGGCTTTGTGGCGTTTGTCGATGACGAACAAACCTTTATTACCCGCATGGACTAA
- a CDS encoding acyltransferase family protein: MRDIRIDTLRFIGLSMIIFAHVNPPGILFQLRNFDVPLMVLVAGMSFGISYKIRESYTSYCIKRFKRLVAPVWLFLTVYFIATFLYNPSHPDLSASKLLTSYGLVSGIGYVWIIRVFVMVALVSPFIYQIHKKVKSDAAYFSYIGLLFIVFEIIRYITIPYADQIVFKLIFLVSHYIIPYSLIFALGLRMLNLQSKNLQVLALVNLTIFTFIAIALYVINGEIIPTQQYKYPPSYYYFSYAIFVASVLCLLASKINTLVTHFKLNYLVYFIAKNSIWVYLWHIPFVKFLSVDNFLIKYVLVYPRIQLRSATLSNIKKLKPSPQI, encoded by the coding sequence ATGAGAGATATTCGAATAGACACATTAAGATTCATTGGATTGTCAATGATCATTTTTGCTCACGTCAATCCACCAGGAATTCTATTTCAATTAAGAAATTTTGACGTTCCATTAATGGTTTTGGTTGCAGGAATGTCTTTTGGAATTAGTTACAAAATTAGGGAAAGTTACACTTCCTATTGCATTAAAAGATTCAAACGGCTTGTAGCCCCAGTGTGGTTGTTTCTTACTGTATATTTTATTGCTACTTTTTTATACAATCCTAGTCATCCAGACTTAAGCGCCAGTAAACTATTGACGTCTTATGGTTTGGTTAGTGGTATCGGATATGTTTGGATAATTAGAGTTTTTGTTATGGTCGCACTAGTTTCTCCTTTTATTTACCAAATCCATAAAAAGGTTAAGTCAGACGCGGCATACTTTTCTTACATTGGTTTGCTTTTTATTGTATTTGAAATAATTCGTTATATTACTATCCCTTATGCAGATCAAATAGTTTTTAAGCTAATTTTTTTAGTGTCACATTATATAATTCCTTATTCGTTAATATTTGCACTTGGTTTGAGAATGCTTAATCTTCAATCTAAGAACCTTCAGGTCTTAGCTCTAGTGAATTTAACAATATTTACATTTATAGCAATAGCTCTTTACGTTATTAATGGTGAAATAATTCCAACTCAACAATACAAGTATCCACCTTCATACTACTATTTTTCATATGCGATTTTTGTTGCATCAGTATTGTGTTTGCTAGCATCTAAAATTAACACGTTAGTGACTCACTTTAAATTAAATTACTTAGTTTATTTTATTGCTAAAAATTCAATTTGGGTATATTTATGGCATATTCCTTTTGTTAAGTTCCTTTCTGTAGATAATTTTTTGATTAAATACGTTTTAGTTTACCCCCGAATTCAACTGCGAAGTGCGACACTCTCCAATATCAAGAAGCTAAAGCCATCTCCTCAAATATAA
- a CDS encoding integron integrase, whose protein sequence is MSSSPFINHLRRELRVRGYSMKTEKSYLYWIRYFIRFNNLKHPNQMGENEVRAFLSFLATEQHVAINTQKSALNALAFLYNKVLEQPLGDLGFQHAKQGRRLPSVLSATEVKSIIDQIESERDRLIFALLYGSGLRISECLRIRIQDLNMEQGSLVVRCGKGNKDRTTILSQKLEGLIAKQIETVKFIQQQDNDKGCGPSLPFALIKKYPYAFRQLSWMYLFPSTNLSFHPLTGVLCRHHLHDSVPRKILKKAVQLANIPTKRVNCHTFRHSFATHLLMAGRDIRTVQELLGHSDVSTTQIYTHVIGQHFAGTNSPLDDII, encoded by the coding sequence ATGTCTTCCAGTCCATTTATCAATCATCTCAGAAGAGAGTTGCGTGTACGCGGCTACAGCATGAAAACGGAAAAATCCTACTTGTACTGGATCCGTTATTTCATCAGGTTCAATAACCTAAAGCATCCTAATCAGATGGGAGAAAACGAGGTGAGAGCGTTTCTTTCGTTTCTAGCAACCGAACAACATGTAGCGATCAACACTCAGAAATCGGCTCTGAATGCGCTCGCATTTTTGTATAATAAAGTGCTTGAACAGCCACTTGGAGATCTTGGTTTTCAGCATGCTAAGCAAGGTCGGCGTTTACCGTCGGTACTATCTGCTACTGAGGTTAAATCGATTATTGACCAAATTGAGAGCGAGCGAGATAGGCTTATTTTTGCATTGCTTTATGGTAGCGGCCTTAGAATCAGTGAGTGTCTAAGAATTAGAATTCAAGACTTAAACATGGAACAAGGCAGCCTAGTTGTTCGGTGTGGTAAGGGCAATAAAGATCGGACTACTATTCTTAGCCAAAAGCTGGAGGGCCTTATTGCCAAGCAAATTGAGACCGTTAAATTCATTCAACAGCAAGATAATGATAAAGGCTGCGGCCCATCACTCCCTTTCGCTTTAATCAAAAAATACCCCTATGCATTTCGGCAACTGAGTTGGATGTATTTATTTCCTTCAACCAATTTAAGCTTTCACCCTTTAACAGGTGTACTTTGTCGCCATCATCTACATGACTCAGTGCCTCGAAAAATACTCAAAAAAGCAGTTCAATTAGCTAACATCCCAACCAAACGCGTCAATTGCCATACTTTCAGGCATTCGTTTGCAACCCATCTGCTAATGGCAGGCAGAGATATTCGAACCGTCCAAGAACTATTGGGGCACAGTGATGTTTCAACCACACAGATCTACACACACGTGATTGGACAACATTTTGCAGGAACCAATAGTCCTCTTGATGACATTATTTGA
- a CDS encoding YagU family protein, producing the protein MNIFEHSDPSRRRYGLAAFIGIIAGIVSAFVKWGGEHPLPPRSPTDIFTGACAPESLIRAAEHIDCSRNFLNPPYVFLRDWLGVVDPNAAVYHFAGHVFNWVGVTHITFSIVFAVGYCVVAEQFPKIKLWQGLLAGALAQLFVHMISFPLMGLTPPLWDLPWYEHVSEIVGHLIWFWSIEIIRRDLRNRITHEPDPEVPLTSPAR; encoded by the coding sequence ATGAACATTTTTGAGCACTCTGACCCGTCTCGCCGTCGTTATGGGCTAGCGGCTTTCATCGGTATCATTGCCGGTATTGTCTCCGCATTCGTAAAGTGGGGCGGTGAACATCCTCTGCCGCCACGCAGTCCAACCGATATTTTTACTGGAGCATGTGCCCCCGAATCGTTAATTCGTGCGGCGGAACACATCGATTGTTCACGCAATTTTTTGAACCCTCCTTATGTATTTTTACGTGATTGGTTAGGTGTGGTTGATCCTAATGCGGCGGTCTATCATTTTGCTGGCCATGTATTTAATTGGGTGGGTGTTACACATATTACGTTTTCAATTGTCTTTGCCGTTGGTTATTGTGTGGTTGCGGAACAATTTCCGAAAATTAAATTATGGCAAGGTTTATTAGCTGGGGCTTTAGCCCAATTATTTGTTCATATGATCAGTTTCCCGCTCATGGGCTTAACCCCACCACTATGGGATTTACCTTGGTATGAACATGTCTCTGAAATTGTCGGTCATTTAATTTGGTTTTGGTCGATTGAAATTATTCGCCGTGACTTACGTAATCGTATAACTCACGAGCCAGATCCTGAAGTGCCATTAACGTCACCAGCGCGTTGA
- a CDS encoding IS3 family transposase (programmed frameshift), whose product MKKSRYTETQIVKILKEVEGGRLIKEVCREYGISDATYYNWKSKYGGMEASDVKRLKELEDENRRLKSMFAELSLEHRILKDIIEKKPVKPAIRRELVDYVRQVHKVSLRLACRAVGISDSVYRYQPKASDDQEVISALQQAVERYPAYGFGLLLKILRRWGKTWNHKRIYRIYCELKLNKRRKGKKRLPNRHPEPLSVPLSENRCWSIDFMSDSLQCGRRFRTFNVVDDFNREALAIDVDLSLPTQRVVRVLERVIAWRGYPEKLRMDNGPEFISTTLATWAEKHDVQLEFIQPGKPTQNSYIERFNRTYRTEILDMYVFKTLTEVRELTEDWIREYNEERPHGALNDLTPWEYLMKYERVENSNYECN is encoded by the exons ATGAAAAAATCACGCTATACCGAAACACAGATCGTGAAAATTTTGAAAGAAGTCGAAGGTGGTCGCCTTATCAAGGAAGTCTGCCGAGAATACGGAATATCTGATGCCACTTATTACAACTGGAAATCTAAATATGGTGGTATGGAAGCATCGGACGTTAAACGGTTAAAAGAGCTGGAAGACGAAAATCGTCGTCTTAAATCGATGTTTGCCGAGCTGAGCTTAGAGCACCGAATTCTCAAAGATATCATCGAAAAAAAGC CTGTAAAGCCAGCGATAAGACGTGAACTGGTTGACTATGTACGCCAGGTACACAAAGTCAGTTTGCGTCTAGCATGTCGCGCAGTTGGCATCAGTGATTCGGTTTATCGATATCAGCCTAAAGCGAGCGATGACCAAGAAGTGATAAGTGCATTACAACAAGCCGTTGAGCGCTATCCAGCATACGGCTTTGGTTTATTACTCAAGATCCTTCGTCGCTGGGGTAAGACATGGAATCATAAGAGGATTTATCGGATTTACTGCGAGTTGAAACTCAATAAACGCCGTAAAGGGAAAAAGCGTCTGCCAAATCGTCACCCAGAGCCACTGAGTGTACCGTTGTCAGAGAACCGGTGCTGGTCAATCGATTTTATGAGTGACAGCTTACAATGTGGACGTCGATTCCGAACCTTCAATGTGGTGGATGATTTTAATCGAGAAGCGTTGGCCATCGACGTTGATCTGAGTTTACCCACTCAGCGAGTAGTTCGAGTGCTTGAACGAGTCATTGCTTGGCGAGGCTACCCTGAGAAACTACGAATGGACAACGGCCCTGAGTTTATCTCCACAACATTAGCAACGTGGGCAGAAAAGCACGATGTTCAGTTGGAATTTATCCAACCAGGAAAACCCACTCAAAACTCGTACATTGAACGATTTAATCGCACATACCGCACTGAAATTCTGGATATGTACGTCTTCAAAACACTAACGGAAGTTCGAGAATTAACGGAAGACTGGATCAGAGAATACAACGAAGAGCGTCCTCATGGTGCACTGAATGATCTGACCCCATGGGAATATTTAATGAAATATGAACGGGTTGAAAACTCTAATTATGAGTGTAACTAA
- the rrtA gene encoding rhombosortase — MLKNDKLDVRMKRLYRVTNTDFARFTTLRTITGHNVNLYLTVLIITGVCLGLQFEPAASWAAWDNTAIMHGEWWRIVTGNFTHTNFYHLGMNIAALWLIIWIFKPTSRQFVGLLALNSVVIGAALFTSSLTHYVGLSGVLHGLFAFWALQEALNGRRTSWILCGAVVAKIVWEQTVGPAHETQVLIGARVATQAHLTGMLTGFIAAGWQHWRSLLAKKHTTHNSLL, encoded by the coding sequence ATGTTGAAGAATGATAAGCTCGATGTCCGTATGAAGCGGCTCTATCGCGTCACAAATACAGACTTTGCGCGCTTTACCACATTGAGAACAATAACGGGACATAACGTGAACCTTTATCTAACAGTATTGATTATTACAGGCGTATGTCTCGGGCTGCAATTTGAACCCGCCGCCTCTTGGGCTGCCTGGGATAACACCGCGATTATGCACGGTGAATGGTGGCGCATAGTAACAGGAAACTTTACCCACACCAACTTTTATCACTTGGGGATGAATATCGCCGCACTTTGGCTCATTATTTGGATATTTAAACCGACATCACGACAGTTCGTTGGATTATTAGCACTCAATAGCGTGGTCATCGGCGCTGCGCTTTTCACTTCATCGTTGACTCACTACGTGGGGCTTTCTGGCGTGTTACATGGATTGTTTGCCTTCTGGGCGTTGCAAGAGGCCTTAAATGGCCGCCGCACCAGTTGGATACTGTGTGGCGCTGTCGTGGCCAAAATTGTCTGGGAGCAAACCGTCGGCCCTGCTCATGAAACTCAAGTGCTCATTGGGGCACGCGTTGCCACGCAAGCCCATCTCACCGGCATGTTGACAGGCTTTATTGCCGCCGGCTGGCAACATTGGCGCTCTCTTCTCGCGAAAAAGCACACGACGCACAACTCATTGCTGTAG
- a CDS encoding IS30 family transposase: MNYQQLTEGRRYQISALLERGISVPEIAKTVQCHRSTVYRELKRGRKGEHYCPNEAQMSSTKKRKTARKYRIPKERVDFIRLLLETDWSPEQISNVLTKIGASVSHEWIYRFVAQDKRLGGKLYRHLRQGHKRYRRGKQEKAPAIKNTVSIDDRPSIVDSKERFGDWEIDTVLGKHGTGAMVTILERKTRFYVVKKVPSKSADDVTKATIELLKPYKKHVHTITADNGREFAGHETIAKELKADVYFAHPYSSWERGANENANGLLRQYVKKGTDLTTVTDIDIEFALSRINYRPRKCLGFKQAAIIFEEMALAS, from the coding sequence ATGAATTATCAACAGTTGACCGAAGGCAGAAGATACCAGATTTCTGCTCTTTTGGAACGGGGAATTTCGGTTCCTGAAATAGCTAAAACAGTTCAGTGCCACCGCTCGACGGTATACCGTGAGCTTAAACGCGGTCGGAAGGGAGAGCATTATTGCCCTAACGAAGCCCAGATGTCGTCTACCAAAAAGCGCAAAACAGCACGTAAATACCGAATACCAAAGGAACGTGTCGATTTTATCCGCCTTCTTTTAGAAACAGATTGGAGTCCAGAGCAGATTTCTAATGTATTAACGAAAATTGGTGCATCTGTCAGTCATGAGTGGATCTATCGCTTTGTTGCTCAAGATAAACGCTTGGGCGGTAAGTTATATCGTCACTTGAGACAAGGTCATAAGCGGTATCGCCGAGGTAAACAAGAGAAAGCTCCAGCGATAAAAAATACCGTTTCGATTGATGATAGACCAAGCATCGTTGACAGTAAGGAGCGGTTTGGTGACTGGGAAATCGACACTGTGCTAGGTAAGCATGGTACAGGTGCAATGGTGACTATTTTAGAGCGTAAGACTCGATTTTACGTGGTAAAGAAAGTGCCATCTAAGTCAGCGGATGATGTCACCAAAGCGACAATAGAGCTACTGAAGCCCTATAAGAAACATGTCCATACCATTACGGCAGATAACGGGCGAGAGTTTGCAGGTCATGAAACCATCGCAAAAGAATTAAAGGCTGATGTGTACTTTGCTCATCCGTACAGTTCTTGGGAGCGTGGTGCTAATGAGAATGCGAACGGTCTTTTAAGGCAATATGTGAAGAAAGGAACCGATCTAACGACAGTGACGGACATCGATATAGAGTTCGCTTTATCGCGGATAAATTACCGTCCGAGAAAGTGTTTAGGCTTCAAGCAGGCAGCCATTATATTTGAGGAGATGGCTTTAGCTTCTTGA
- a CDS encoding tRNA-uridine aminocarboxypropyltransferase — translation MSRYCSQCGKARKVCICDAIEPLHTDIELIILQHPTEASRPMGTARILSLCMPETTRCFVGEDFRDHPELNTLLAEPNVSHYVLYPSDASIEVTQIEPPTTQTLRIILLDGTWKKAFKMWQVNTQLHELASLHLPKDLSGNYRIRKAPDNNALSTVEAGFHVLRLLRPQQHFTPLLTAFDHMIDTQIQHMPPGTFERNYRQ, via the coding sequence ATGTCCCGTTATTGTTCTCAATGTGGTAAAGCGCGCAAAGTCTGTATTTGTGACGCGATAGAGCCGCTTCATACGGACATCGAGCTTATCATTCTTCAACATCCGACTGAAGCCTCTCGTCCGATGGGCACCGCGCGTATTCTCTCTTTATGCATGCCAGAGACAACGCGGTGCTTTGTGGGCGAAGATTTTCGCGACCACCCTGAGTTGAATACGTTATTGGCTGAGCCTAACGTCAGCCATTATGTTTTATACCCTAGCGACGCCTCGATAGAAGTTACACAGATTGAGCCGCCCACCACACAAACACTACGCATTATTTTATTAGATGGTACGTGGAAAAAAGCGTTCAAAATGTGGCAGGTGAATACGCAATTGCATGAGCTTGCTAGCCTGCATTTACCCAAAGATTTATCCGGTAATTACCGCATCCGCAAAGCGCCAGATAATAACGCTTTATCGACAGTCGAAGCCGGCTTTCATGTCTTGCGGCTATTACGCCCTCAGCAACATTTCACCCCCTTACTCACCGCGTTTGATCATATGATTGATACGCAAATTCAGCATATGCCGCCGGGCACCTTTGAACGTAATTATCGCCAGTAA
- a CDS encoding type II toxin-antitoxin system RelE/ParE family toxin — protein sequence MIYWEEESLNDREKIFEFLYDFNPDVAERTDDIIEAKVENLNEQPLMGVQRDGIRGRLLIIPEVSMIVSYFVDGSNIRIMRVLHQKQKFPIE from the coding sequence ATGATTTACTGGGAAGAAGAGTCTTTAAACGACCGAGAAAAAATCTTTGAGTTTCTGTACGATTTTAACCCTGATGTAGCTGAAAGAACCGACGACATTATTGAAGCCAAAGTTGAAAACCTAAATGAACAACCGTTAATGGGAGTTCAACGTGATGGCATTCGAGGTCGATTACTCATTATTCCTGAAGTATCAATGATCGTTTCGTATTTTGTCGATGGTTCTAATATTCGAATTATGCGTGTTCTTCATCAAAAGCAAAAATTCCCAATTGAGTAA
- the sohB gene encoding protease SohB: MEFLMEYGLFLAKIVTFVVAVVVLLALIKSGNGKQSSAKGELEVTNLTEKHKETIEKMEHHLLDESVLKARDKSEKKSQKQKDKAQAKAVKKSAKAGEVKAERDPHVFVLDFNGSIDAKEVAALREEVTAVLAVAQDGDEVILRLESGGGMVHGYGLASSQLDRLKHAGLGLTIAIDKVAASGGYMMACIGDKIVSAPFAIVGSIGVVAQIPNFNKLLKKHDIDYEQMTAGEYKRTITMFGENTDKAREKFKQELEETHGLFKDFIRDHRPSLDLDTVATGEHWFGTQAHKLGLVDAIKTSDDLVIDACKEKTVLNIRYVQKKKLTEKVSGMAGEAADNVFMKLMNRGQRPIV; encoded by the coding sequence TTGGAATTTTTGATGGAATACGGCTTGTTTTTAGCCAAGATAGTGACATTCGTTGTCGCGGTTGTTGTGCTTTTAGCATTGATTAAATCGGGTAACGGTAAACAATCGAGTGCTAAAGGTGAGTTAGAAGTGACTAACTTGACTGAAAAGCATAAAGAAACCATTGAAAAAATGGAACATCACTTATTGGATGAATCCGTGCTTAAGGCGCGGGATAAATCTGAGAAGAAAAGTCAAAAACAAAAAGATAAAGCGCAAGCGAAAGCCGTGAAAAAGTCCGCGAAAGCAGGCGAAGTCAAGGCGGAACGTGACCCACATGTGTTTGTCTTAGATTTTAATGGCAGTATTGATGCTAAAGAAGTCGCGGCATTACGAGAAGAAGTCACCGCGGTTCTGGCTGTCGCTCAAGATGGGGACGAAGTGATTCTTCGCCTCGAGTCTGGCGGTGGAATGGTGCATGGTTATGGGTTAGCCTCTTCGCAGCTTGATCGCTTGAAACATGCGGGACTGGGCTTAACGATCGCCATTGATAAAGTGGCGGCAAGCGGTGGCTACATGATGGCGTGTATTGGCGATAAAATTGTCTCTGCACCGTTTGCGATTGTTGGCTCGATTGGTGTGGTTGCACAAATCCCTAACTTCAATAAGTTATTGAAAAAGCACGATATCGATTATGAACAAATGACGGCCGGTGAGTACAAACGGACCATCACGATGTTTGGTGAAAACACCGATAAAGCGCGCGAAAAGTTCAAGCAAGAGTTAGAAGAAACGCACGGCTTATTTAAAGACTTTATTCGTGATCATCGACCAAGTTTGGATCTCGATACTGTCGCCACTGGCGAGCACTGGTTTGGAACACAAGCGCATAAGCTTGGTTTGGTCGATGCGATTAAAACATCCGATGATTTAGTGATTGATGCTTGTAAAGAGAAAACCGTGCTGAATATTCGCTACGTACAAAAGAAAAAGTTGACGGAAAAAGTATCTGGCATGGCGGGTGAAGCGGCAGATAACGTATTTATGAAATTAATGAATCGTGGACAACGCCCTATCGTTTAA
- a CDS encoding type II toxin-antitoxin system RelB/DinJ family antitoxin, protein MDTRIQFRVDEETKRLAQQMAESQGRTLSDACRDLTEQLAEQQRKALSHDAWLTEQVNLAFDKFDSGRAVFVDHESAKNRMASRKAKIRNRGQ, encoded by the coding sequence ATGGACACTAGAATTCAATTTCGTGTTGATGAAGAAACAAAACGTTTAGCCCAACAAATGGCTGAAAGCCAAGGTCGAACGCTTAGTGATGCTTGCCGTGACCTCACCGAACAACTCGCTGAACAACAACGTAAAGCATTATCCCATGATGCTTGGCTAACTGAACAAGTTAATCTCGCATTTGATAAATTTGACTCTGGGCGAGCTGTATTCGTTGACCATGAATCAGCCAAAAATCGTATGGCTTCTCGCAAAGCAAAAATCCGTAACCGGGGTCAATAA